From Toxorhynchites rutilus septentrionalis strain SRP chromosome 2, ASM2978413v1, whole genome shotgun sequence, a single genomic window includes:
- the LOC129769904 gene encoding uncharacterized protein LOC129769904 codes for MLQTQPILWLLTLVGMATSDLRIHTLDQSPIIIVPLGPAKISTSSLRIVHPINLTSIGTIVENFNAVSMERLSNQTPFKSIVKAKLDKINLSYNRIKPLRRRKRWESLGKAWKYVSGSPDADDLKIINSSLNSLISENNKQIRINSAFDSRMSNITKAINVILENEENVIHSLEGFDVLELIFKIDELLYYLDIIEEAITLARRSIPSSRIIHLDELETIHHSLINDGFGLNSVDSILSTANAYAVLNNEIFMYILKIPRIKNVQYTLNFIEPVIVDHHRVHLQTQFYLKGQKSFMLKSACSKANAMFICSSTDLEPLTVVCNNWSPEIQQSVP; via the coding sequence AATACTGTGGCTCCTTACGCTGGTAGGGATGGCCACTTCAGACTTGAGAATTCATACCCTGGATCAGAGTCCGATCATTATAGTTCCGTTAGGACCCGCTAAAATAAGCACTAGTTCTCTGCGAATTGTGCACCCCATAAACTTGACCTCAATTGGAACAATTGTAGAAAACTTTAACGCCGTTTCTATGGAGAGATTGTCGAATCAAACGCCTTTTAAGTCAATAGTTAAAGCAAAATTAGACAAAATAAACTTGAGTTACAACCGAATAAAACCACTACGTAGGAGAAAACGATGGGAATCTCTCGGAAAGGCCTGGAAATACGTATCGGGAAGCCCTGATGCAGACGACCTTAAGATTATAAATTCgtcattaaattcattaattagcGAGAATAACAAGCAAATAAGAATCAATAGTGCTTTCGATTCACGAATGAGCAACATTACAAAAGCAATTAACGTCATACTGGAAAATGAGGAAAATGTAATACATTCCTTAGAGGGCTTTGATGTATTAgaattaatattcaaaattgatgAGCTATTATACTACTTAGACATAATCGAAGAGGCGATCACACTAGCGAGACGGAGTATCCCAAGCAGCCGCATCATTCACCTCGACGAATTGGAAACCATTCATCATTCCCTCATTAATGACGGTTTCGGGCTTAACTCGGTCGATAGCATACTTAGTACTGCCAATGCCTACGCAGTATTaaacaacgaaattttcatGTACATACTGAAGATACCCAGGATCAAAAATGTACAGTACACCCTCAACTTCATTGAACCAGTCATTGTAGATCACCACAGAGTCCACCTACAAACACAGTTTTATTTGAAAGGACAGAAATCATTCATGTTAAAAAGCGCTTGTTCCAAAGCCAACGCCATGTTTATATGTTCCTCAACGGATCTAGAACCTTTGACGGTTGTATGCAACAATTGGTCTCCGGAAATACAGCAGAGTGTCCCATAG